A segment of the Kluyveromyces marxianus DMKU3-1042 DNA, complete genome, chromosome 5 genome:
AATTTTACGAATTCACCATTATACGGCAAACAATATCTGTTTAATATATCCATACATTTGCATTCACTTTTATAGACATTTTAATTCAATGTAACAAGTTACACTGGTAcaaatattaattaatagGCAATTGGTCTGCCTTTCCATTTATGCCGTTGTCGTCTTTTTAGTCACATGATTTATATCTCTATTTCACCAACAAAATATTAGAGTAAACATGATAACAGGATAAAAAGACTTCAGCGCTACTATTTGTTAAGGACGAACAAGGAAGTACGAAAGCAAACAATTGCAGCACTTTACGATGTCAGAATTAACTGCATTGCAATCCAGGATCCCATTTGATGATACGTACATTTTGTATGATCCCAATGACAAACTTTCATTCATCTGTTGTTACTTTTCACTTTTACCCGTTGGAATATTAGTGTTTTACTTCTCATGGTTCATCATAACGCGAGAGATAGAGGCTATTATCCTAGCAGGAGGCCATGTTTTAAATGATATCATCAATAATATTGTTAAGAATATTGTTAAAGAAGATAGACCCGTTGATTTTGGTACATTTCAGAAAGATTCGGTAAGGTCAGGCTATGGTATGCCAAGCGCTCATTCCCAGTTTATGGGGTTCTTTGGCATGTATGTTGGTTTACGTGTGTGGTTTCAATGGGGTGGGCTAACCAAGGTACATAAAATCTTGGCTAGCATATTGATTTTAGTAGCGGCTATTGGTGTTATTTTTTCAAGGGTGTATTTGGGATACCATACTCTGAAACAAGTTGTGGTAGGAGCATCAATTGGAGCATTATTCGGATCTTGCCATTTCATTGCATCAACATTAGTAAGATATCTGGGTATAATCGATTGGTTGTTGTCATGGAAATTGTTCCAGTGGTTCTTaatcaaagattcttgTTTCCAAGCTCCATTCAGTTTGAGAGACGAATATAATGCATATCTCgaaagaaggaaattagagccaaaaaccaaaaaggAATAATCCATATacctttttgttttgcaTTAAATTACCTACATACATATTTAGAATATTAAAACAAACCAAGCTTTTGCGACCTTACAAACCCCACTAATTTAAGAGGGTATAGAATTAGTGTTTCACTACCAAAAGgagaataataataataacagtagaattgataaaaacaaatataataataataataggcttttcattattataGCGTATGCCTACTTATTCCAATCCATCCTAACAGGAATTCTCTTCACACTATTTTCGAAAGGTCCAAATGAAATTTCAATCAACTCATCCCTGGTGAATGAAAGTCGAGGAATTTCTGAGCAAGAAAAGGCCATTAAGTATCCGTATAGAACCCTTAGAGTAGACTCATGTCCAATAATTAAAATATCACCACACATTCTCTCCATCTCTAGTAGAAGAGGCTCCATTCTTACTGCTAAGTCGTGATAAGATTCTGCTCTTGAAAATCTGAAATGATATGGATCTTTTAGATATTCTTGATATTCGCCTGGGAATTTCTCActaatttcttcatcagtcATATCAGCTACAACACCAGGATGAAGTTGCTGTAACTGTGATCTCTGCCTTACTGATATGCCAAGTTCTGCGAAATATTTGGCCGTGTCATAAGTCCTTTTCCTTGGTGCAGTCCAAACGACGAAGGAGTCATCATCTACACCATCACCACTTGCAGGCTGTCTGTACATTGCATTTCCGGTAGACTCGGATCTTTTTAACGATGCACTAGTTGCAACTAATGGTGATTTACATCTTTCGGTCAAAGAAACTAGAGATGGTGTTCTTTGCACTTCTGGAGTGGGCGTAGTAGTGTCATTAGCATTAAGTCTTCTCTTGTTAAtctgttcaagaacaaggtcCGTTAGTACCCTGGAATACTCTAAACCCTCTTCGTTCAACTCCTCATCGTCGATGTACTTATCCTTGTTACTCGTTCCGCAACGTGCAAAATAAACACAGCCCTTTTTATCACGAAGATTCATTAGGAAGAAGACAATTTTGTTGATCAAGTAACCGTAGTTATTATTGTTGACGGTCAATTTCTCACcgaaattgatatatttcaCATAGCTCAAGTTTTCATCGGGACTCATTTCTTCGTAGAGATGCTTATTTGCCTGGAGCCTTTTCATAAAGTCTTCTTCAGCGTACTTGGTAGACCAACCCTTATAATCATCAGATTTCAGCGCGAGTTCGACATTTCTTTTAACCAATTCCTGATCTGTGACTACTGACTCAATGAAAAGCACTTTGATGTGCATCTTACTGAAtgacttttcaatgaaagaTCTGTCCTCTCTCAAGATATTTAAGGCATCGTAAACAGCCAACTGACCCTTCTTTGCATCAAAGAACTCCATCATATCTTGTATAATCTTATCTTGAATATCCTTTCTAAACTTACAACCCTCCTTTGAACTAGGCTTCGCAGAGAAATAGTCATCTGGGACCTCGCCCCTTTCGGTTTTAaccttttctcttctgtACTCCGAAACATGGAAAGATCTGGTGCGAACACCTAACCAACGCGTATACCTCGTAATAGCAACTGAAAGTAGCGTCTTAGATGTGGCTGGAAGTCCCACAAGCACAATCAGAATCTTTCCTGCGTGGAACAAGCGTCCAGATTCAGTCGAATATAATTGACCTGGGGAAATATAATCCTTTGTGACATCAGTGTGAACACCATCAATAAGTCTGTTGATTACATCGGGTTTCTTGTCAGCAGACC
Coding sequences within it:
- the CAX4 gene encoding dolichyldiphosphatase, with translation MSELTALQSRIPFDDTYILYDPNDKLSFICCYFSLLPVGILVFYFSWFIITREIEAIILAGGHVLNDIINNIVKNIVKEDRPVDFGTFQKDSVRSGYGMPSAHSQFMGFFGMYVGLRVWFQWGGLTKVHKILASILILVAAIGVIFSRVYLGYHTLKQVVVGASIGALFGSCHFIASTLVRYLGIIDWLLSWKLFQWFLIKDSCFQAPFSLRDEYNAYLERRKLEPKTKKE
- a CDS encoding bifunctional fructose-2,6-bisphosphate 2-phosphatase/6-phosphofructo-2-kinase; translation: MSAILSDDDELINGLGSEVVITKPLPGNHMARTRKRWSSGSADKKPDVINRLIDGVHTDVTKDYISPGQLYSTESGRLFHAGKILIVLVGLPATSKTLLSVAITRYTRWLGVRTRSFHVSEYRREKVKTERGEVPDDYFSAKPSSKEGCKFRKDIQDKIIQDMMEFFDAKKGQLAVYDALNILREDRSFIEKSFSKMHIKVLFIESVVTDQELVKRNVELALKSDDYKGWSTKYAEEDFMKRLQANKHLYEEMSPDENLSYVKYINFGEKLTVNNNNYGYLINKIVFFLMNLRDKKGCVYFARCGTSNKDKYIDDEELNEEGLEYSRVLTDLVLEQINKRRLNANDTTTPTPEVQRTPSLVSLTERCKSPLVATSASLKRSESTGNAMYRQPASGDGVDDDSFVVWTAPRKRTYDTAKYFAELGISVRQRSQLQQLHPGVVADMTDEEISEKFPGEYQEYLKDPYHFRFSRAESYHDLAVRMEPLLLEMERMCGDILIIGHESTLRVLYGYLMAFSCSEIPRLSFTRDELIEISFGPFENSVKRIPVRMDWNK